The nucleotide sequence TTGAAAAGCGTACTTCCGCTGGAAACAATATCACAAATAGCATCGGCTAAACCAATATTAGGAGCGATTTCTACCGAACCATTGATTATATGTAAATCTGCTGAAATTCCTTTTTCAGCTAAATAGTCTTTAACCGTATTTGGATAACTGGTCGCAATTTTTTTACCCTCTAAATCCTGAATCCCATTATATTTTACTGATTTTGGAACAGCTAAAGAAACACGGCATTTAGAAAAGCCTAGTTTTTCTCCTCGAATAATATCTTTACCTTTCTCAATAAGTACATTTTCACCCAAAATAGCGACATCTACCACACCGTCTCGAAGATATTGAGGGATATCACCATTTCTTAAATAAAGTACTTCTACAGGGAAATTTCGAGCAGAAGCTTTTAATTGTTCCTTCCCATTATCAATAGAAATTCCGGCATCTTTTAAGATCTTAAGAGAATCTTCGTTTAGTCGGCCAGATTTTTGAATCGCAATTCTTAATTTTTCTTCTTTCATCAGAAAAAGTATTTATTTTTTACTTTCAGTTTTTAATTTTGGGCAAAAAAAAACCCGTTTGAATAGCTCAAACGGGTTTCTAAATATGCTTAACATTACCACATATCAAATTTACCTCGCGTGAGCGCAGTAGTAAAAATGATGATGATGTAATTGTATTGTTCTCATTGTTAAAGCAAATCTAAGTATTAATTTTAAAATTCAAAATCAAAAATTAAACTTTTTGAGATTTATTTTAATTATTTCCTAATATTAGCGGTAATCCATTTTCTCCAGATCCAATAATCACAGTTTTTGCATTACCTGATTTTGAAAGTTCTAACGTTGCCTGGATACCTTTTTCCTGTAAAATCTTATCGGTTAAAGATTCACTTAAAATGCGGTTTGCACGTGCTTTACCTTCAGCATCGATTCGTTGACGCTCTGCTTCCTGCTCAGCTTTAGTTAATCGATACTCATATTCTAAAGATTCTTGCTCTTGTCTTAATTTACGCTCGATAGCATCTTTAATTGTTGATGGTAAAGCTACATCACGTACTAAAACTTCATTTACCTGAACATACTGTTCTCTTAGTAATATCTGAGTTTCTTCTAAAATTTCTTCCTGAATAGCTTCTCGCTTACTAGAATATAGTTGCTCTGGATTATAACGACCAACAACCGCTCTGGTAG is from Zunongwangia endophytica and encodes:
- the hisG gene encoding ATP phosphoribosyltransferase translates to MKEEKLRIAIQKSGRLNEDSLKILKDAGISIDNGKEQLKASARNFPVEVLYLRNGDIPQYLRDGVVDVAILGENVLIEKGKDIIRGEKLGFSKCRVSLAVPKSVKYNGIQDLEGKKIATSYPNTVKDYLAEKGISADLHIINGSVEIAPNIGLADAICDIVSSGSTLFKNNLKEAEVMLKSEAILAISPNISEARQAILDKLQFRLKSVLNARTSKYILLNAPNDKLDEIINLLPGMRSPTVLPLAEKGWSSIHTVINEERFWEVIDELKQLGAEGLLVVPIEKMVL
- a CDS encoding prohibitin family protein, which encodes MNRLPKLAIPIFIGLVILIIFVSKSTVTIGSGEAGVLYKTFGNGVVTDGPPLNEGFHLVAPWNRVFVYEVRQQSLDEKMTVLSSNGLEIKLDASVWFQPAYNDLGKLHQEKSEAYIERLLKPALRSATRAVVGRYNPEQLYSSKREAIQEEILEETQILLREQYVQVNEVLVRDVALPSTIKDAIERKLRQEQESLEYEYRLTKAEQEAERQRIDAEGKARANRILSESLTDKILQEKGIQATLELSKSGNAKTVIIGSGENGLPLILGNN